In a genomic window of Phragmites australis chromosome 14, lpPhrAust1.1, whole genome shotgun sequence:
- the LOC133890939 gene encoding trehalose 6-phosphate phosphatase RA3-like: MTKHAAFAAADAVTAVAAPAPAGRHFSLFPPPRGARDCKKNAAVHMDLAAAGVVMGGSWNDSMKASSPRHAADAEHGDWMEKHPSALTWFESVLAAAKGKQIVMFLDYDGTLSPIVEDPDCAVMSEEMRDAVRGVAEHFPTAIVSGRCRDKVFNFVKLAELYYAGSHGMDIKGPIAQSKHVQAKAVHYQAASEFLPVIEQVYRTLTAKMESIPGAKVENNKYCLSVHFRCVQEEEWDAVDEQVRSVLKEYPDLKLTHGRKVLEIRPSIKWDKGEALAFLLESLGYTGRNDVFPIYIGDDRTDEDAFKVLRNMGQGVGILVSKFPKETAASYSLRDPAEVKEFLRKLVKSKCGAPKI; encoded by the exons ATGACGAAGCACGCTGCCTTCGCCGCCGCAGACGCGGTCACCGCCGTAGCGgctccggcgccggcggggCGGCATTTCTCATTGTTCCCGCCGCCGAGGGGCGCGCGCGACTGCAAGAAGAACGCCGCCGTCCACAtggacctcgccgccgccggcgtcgtCATGGGCGGCTCCTGGAACGACTCCATGAAGGCCTCCTCGCCGCGCCACGCCGCCGACGCGGAGCACGGCGACTGGATG GAGAAGCACCCGTCGGCATTGACTTGGTTCGAGTCGGTCCTCGCCGCGGCGAAGGGGAAGCAGATCGTGATGTTCCTAGATTACGACGGTACCCTGTCGCCGATCGTGGAGGACCCCGACTGCGCCGTCAtgtccgaggag ATGAGAGATGCGGTGAGAGGTGTCGCCGAGCACTTCCCCACCGCGATCGTGAGCGGAAGGTGCAGAGACAAG GTGTTCAACTTTGTGAAACTGGCCGAGCTGTACTACGCCGGGAGCCACGGCATGGACATCAAGGGACCCATCGCGCAGTCCAAACACGTCCAGGCAA AAGCAGTTCATTACCAAGCGGCGAGCGAGTTCCTGCCGGTCATCGAGCAG GTTTACCGCACGCTGACGGCCAAGATGGAGTCGATCCCCGGCGCCAAGGTGGAGAACAACAAGTACTGCCTCTCCGTCCATTTCCGCTGCGTCCAGGAGGAG GAATGGGATGCCGTCGACGAGCAAGTCAGGTCGGTGCTGAAGGAGTACCCGGACCTCAAGCTCACTCATGGCAGAAAG GTCTTGGAGATTCGCCCGTCCATCAAGTGGGACAAGGGCGAGGCACTTGCGTTCTTGCTCGAGTCTCTTG GCTACACGGGGCGTAATGACGTCTTCCCGATATACATTGGAGATGATCGCACCGACGAGGACGCCTTCAAG GTTCTGCGCAACATGGGGCAGGGCGTGGGGATCCTGGTGTCCAAGTTTCCAAAGGAGACGGCTGCATCCTACTCGCTGCGTGATCCTGCCGAG GTCAAGGAGTTCCTTCGCAAGCTGGTGAAGTCCAAGTGCGGAGCGCCTAAGATCTAG